From Quercus lobata isolate SW786 chromosome 1, ValleyOak3.0 Primary Assembly, whole genome shotgun sequence, one genomic window encodes:
- the LOC115955919 gene encoding uncharacterized protein LOC115955919, with translation MADDVAAGFGNMKLTSDEEEIIPISDEGRVQAMESCSLSLIGKFLTCKPFNKRAAKTTLRRAWGLENSLQIIEVGPNLFQFKFKTEFDMARILQDGPWSFDNQLLLLQRWQKGMTVGNIRLEYACLWIQIWGAPFDMVSPQVAREVGNRIGRVEEVEGQRRQDELNYFMRVKVAVPIGKPLRRGGFIAGSDGARSWVTFKYERLPLFCHYCGLLGHNVKHCASHFAVSRNGGEVDYQYGESLRALGGRPRSFPSRNTYGNTGAAKEQTSEESTNYSPVQGTFPAAGVEDTNPSKQEVESENLGELPIFQEEANVELGRTDDVQEGRSLQLVPSPVCEDTDVDLLREVTGQPAGVDCMEVATGKTKEAGLGVEASGLDQRLELVGPSSVKPKSTWTRFNRMDFGLGGLSKALQLPNCGKRSNVSSREEELCDHSDFRETKRGKIDDGDVGTILSAGVENHPCREQ, from the coding sequence TGAAACTAACGTCTGATGAAGAGGAGATTATCCCTATATCCGATGAAGGCAGAGTGCAGGCTATGGAGAGTTGTAGCTTGAGTCTTATTGGGAAGTTTTTAACATGTAAACCATTCAATAAACGTGCAGCAAAGACTACTTTGAGAAGGGCATGGGGATTGGAGAATAGTTTACAGATTATTGAGGTGGGTCCGAATCTCTTCCAATTCAAGTTTAAAACAGAGTTTGATATGGCACGTATTCTACAAGATGGTCCTTGGTCATTCGACAATCAACTATTATTGCTTCAGAGATGGCAGAAGGGGATGACAGTAGGGAATATCAGATTGGAGTATGCTTGTCTATGGATTCAAATATGGGGTGCACCATTCGATATGGTTTCCCCTCAAGTTGCAAGGGAAGTTGGTAATAGAATTGGTAGAGTTGAAGAGGTTGAAGGGCAGCGACGACAAGATGAGCTGAATTATTTTATGCGAGTTAAAGTTGCGGTGCCGATTGGGAAGCCGCTGCGGAGAGGAGGTTTCATTGCTGGTTCAGATGGGGCTCGCAGTTGGGTAACGTTTAAGTATGAACGTTTACCTCTGTTCTGCCATTATTGTGGTCTGTTAGGGCACAATGTAAAGCATTGTGCATCGCACTTTGCTGTTAGCAGGAATGGTGGGGAGGTGGATTATCAATATGGGGAGTCTTTAAGAGCTTTGGGAGGGCGTCCACGTTCTTTCCCATCAAGAAATACCTATGGCAATACTGGGGCTGCGAAAGAACAAACATCAGAGGAGTCTACAAATTACAGTCCGGTGCAAGGGACTTTTCCGGCGGCGGGTGTGGAAGATACGAACCCTAGTAAACAGGAAGTTGAATCCGAGAATCTAGGGGAACTACCTATTTTTCAGGAAGAGGCTAACGTGGAGTTGGGCAGAACAGATGACGTGCAGGAAGGACGTTCTTTACAGCTGGTTCCTAGTCCGGTGTGTGAAGATACTGATGTGGATTTGTTGAGAGAAGTGACGGGGCAGCCAGCTGGGGTTGATTGTATGGAGGTGGCAACGGGTAAAACTAAGGAAGCCGGGCTTGGTGTTGAAGCAAGTGGACTGGATCAGAGGTTAGAGTTGGTTGGGCCTAGTTCTGTAAAGCCCAAATCCACTTGGACCAGGTTTAACCGAATGGACTTTGGGCTTGGAGGATTGTCAAAAGCTTTGCAGCTGCCAAACTGTGGAAAAAGGAGCAATGTATCTAGTAGGGAGGAAGAGCTGTGTGACCATTCTGATTTTAGGGAGACTAAGCGTGGAAAGATTGATGATGGAGATGTTGGAACCATTTTATCGGCGGGGGTGGAGAACCACCCTTGCCGGGAGCAATGA